The following proteins come from a genomic window of Paenibacillus spongiae:
- a CDS encoding ABC transporter permease, translated as MFYASLCWEYMKNYAKTRLTYRLDFWIEVLSDLMFQALNLIFILIVFRHTPTLGGWSEAEVVFVYGFFMVPYGIFGTFFNLWNFSERYIVKGEMDRVLTRPAYNLYQILLENMDPPSLFGSVVGGIIMAVSWSSLGLPFEALDALMLVIFVIGAVLIYAGLYTALTAISFYSDAPTGILPLMYNIQNYGRYPVNIYNKTIRFLLTWILPFAFVGVIPASYFLDRNEDGLSSLALLTPLVGIVVLSIGLFVWNRGIKRYRGAGS; from the coding sequence ATGTTCTATGCGTCCCTTTGCTGGGAATATATGAAAAACTATGCCAAGACGCGGCTCACTTACCGGCTCGACTTCTGGATCGAAGTGCTGTCGGATCTGATGTTTCAAGCATTGAACCTGATCTTCATCCTCATCGTCTTCCGGCATACGCCAACTCTTGGCGGCTGGTCGGAGGCGGAGGTTGTGTTCGTATACGGGTTCTTCATGGTCCCGTACGGCATATTCGGAACCTTCTTCAACCTGTGGAACTTCAGCGAACGTTATATTGTGAAGGGCGAGATGGACCGCGTGCTGACGCGTCCGGCCTATAATCTTTACCAGATTTTGCTCGAAAATATGGATCCGCCCTCGCTCTTCGGCTCGGTTGTCGGCGGGATTATTATGGCGGTGAGCTGGTCGTCGCTAGGCTTGCCGTTCGAAGCGCTGGATGCGCTCATGCTCGTTATTTTCGTCATTGGCGCAGTACTGATCTATGCTGGCTTGTATACGGCCTTGACGGCGATCTCGTTCTATTCGGACGCGCCGACCGGCATTCTGCCGCTCATGTACAATATTCAGAACTACGGCCGGTATCCGGTCAATATTTATAACAAGACGATCCGGTTTCTGCTGACGTGGATCTTGCCGTTCGCATTCGTCGGGGTCATTCCCGCTTCTTATTTTCTCGACCGGAACGAGGATGGGCTGTCATCGCTGGCGCTGCTCACGCCGCTCGTCGGGATTGTCGTGCTGTCAATCGGGTTGTTCGTCTGGAACCGGGGTATAAAACGGTACCGCGGAGCGGGCTCCTAG